One Vigna unguiculata cultivar IT97K-499-35 chromosome 11, ASM411807v1, whole genome shotgun sequence DNA window includes the following coding sequences:
- the LOC114170659 gene encoding EPIDERMAL PATTERNING FACTOR-like protein 5 yields the protein MDSTAKQSRVCGNVFFLFLFCTLIFSSSAASTKDSEIAERSVALTGGARKLIGSRPPSCYSRCAYCTPCSPIVVNLSPDAAIWKCSCGGRVYDP from the exons ATGGATAGCACAGCGAAGCAAAGTCGTGTTTGTGGCAACGTcttcttcttgttcttgttttgcACACTGATCTTCAGCAGCAGTGCTGCTTCTACCAAGG ATAGTGAAATTGCAGAACGATCGGTGGCATTAACGGGTGGGGCTAGGAAGCTGATCGGATCAAGACCACCATCATGCTATTCCAGGTGTGCCTACTGCACACCCTGCTCACcaattgttgtaaatttgtcaCCTGATGCTGCCATCTGGAAATGCTCCTGTGGCGGCAGAGTCTACGACCCATAG